Sequence from the Piscinibacter sp. HJYY11 genome:
CTCCACATAGCGCGTGGCCGGCATGCCGAGCTCGATGGCCTTGCGGTTCATGGCCGCGACGAACGCGTCGAGCCCGCCGGGGTAGTGGCGGCCCAGGGCGTGGGCGGCGCGGTTCTCGGAAGACATCAGCGCGAGATGCATCATCTCGCCGCGCGTCAGCTGCGTGCCGACCTTCAGGCGCGAGTGGCTGCCCTTCTCGGTGTCGACGTCGTCCTGCGAGATCGTCAGCACCTCGTCCATCGGCAGGCGGGCCTCGGCCACCACCAGCGCGGTCATCAGCTTGGTCAGCGACGCGATGGGCAACACGGCCTGCGGGTTCTTGCTGAAGAGGACCTCATTGGTGTCCTGGTCCATCACCAGGGCCACGCTGGACTTCAGGTCGAGCGGGTCTTCCGCCGAGTGCAGGCCATAGATCTGGCCGAACGAAGGACGGGCAGGAACGACCACACGGTGGCGCAGGCTGGTGCGCTTGACGTTGGCGCGCACCACCACGGTCTTGGACTTGATCGGAGCCTTGGAAACCGCCACGGCGCGCTTCTTGGCAGGCTTGGCTGCCGCGCCCGCTGACAGGGGCACAGCGGCGGCAATCACCACGGCAATCAGGCCACGCAGCAGAGACGACGCCGATCTGGAAGTGAAACGCACCACGACAACTACCCTTTCACGCTCGGTCGCCCGAGTGTAGGCCACCAGAAAAAACCTCGCAAGATCAAAAACTTGCGCGTTTTTCCTAAAGTCGGCCTCTAGGTGTTGTCAGGTGTGTGACATTTATCACCCCTGCGCCGCAACGCGCTCGTTCTTGCTGTGCAGCTTGTTCAAGGCCGAGAGATAGGCCTTGGCCGACGCGACGACGATGTCAGGATCAGACCCCACACCGTTGACGACGCGCCCGCCGTGTTGAAGCCGCACAGTGACCTCGCCCTGGGATTCTGTGCTGCCCGAGGTGATGGCATTCACCGAATAAAGGAGCATTTCTGCCCCGCTTTTCACCTGCGTCTCGATCGCCTTGAGGCTGGCGTCGACCGGGCCGTTGCCGTCGCTCTCGGCGTGCAGTTCCTGGTCACCCGCCGCGAAGGCAACCTTCGCGTGCGGCCGTTCGCCTGTCTCGGAGCGCTGCGACAGCGCGAGCAGGCGGTAGTGCTCGTGCTCGGCGGTCACCGACTCGTCCATCACGAGCGCGAGGATGTCCTCGTCGAAGATGTCACTCTTGCGGTCGGCCAGCTCCTTGAACTTGGCGAAGGCTGCATTGATCTCGGCTTCGGACTCCATCTCGATGCCCAGCTCGTGCAGGCGCTGCTTGAAGGCGTTCCGACCCGAGAGCTTGCCCAGCACGATCTTGTTGGCCGTCCAGCCCACGTCTTCGGCGCGCATGATCTCGTAGGTGTCGCGCGCCTTGAGCACGCCGTCCTGGTGGATGCCGGAGGCGTGCGCGAAGGCGTTGGCGCCGACCACGGCCTTGTTGGGCTGCACGACGAAGCCGGTGGTCTGCGAGACCAGGCGTGAGGCGGCAACGATCTGCGAGGTGTCGATGTCGAGTGAAAGGCCGAAGTAGTCTTTCCGCGTGCGCACCGACATAACGACCTCTTCCAGCGCGCAGTTGCCGGCACGCTCACCCAGGCCGTTGATCGTGCACTCGATCTGGCGTGCGCCGCCGATCTTCACCCCCGCCAGCGAGTTGGCCACCGCCATGCCCAGGTCGTTGTGGCAGTGCACTGACCAGATCGCCCTGTCGGAATTGGGGATGCGCTTGCGCAGGTCGAGGATGAAGTTGCCGTAGAGCTCGGGGATCGCATAGCCCACGGTGTCGGGGATGTTGATAGTGGTCGCGCCGGCGTCGATCACGGCTTCGAGGACGCGACAGAGGAAGTCGGGGTCGGAGCGGTAGCCGTCTTCGGGCGAGAACTCCACGTCTTCCGACAGATTGCGCGCGAAGCGCGTCGACAGTCGCGCCTGTTCGAACACCTGGTCGGGCGTCATGCGCAGCTTCTTCTCCATGTGCAGCGCGCTCGTCGCGAGGAAGAGATGG
This genomic interval carries:
- the pbpG gene encoding D-alanyl-D-alanine endopeptidase, with product MRFTSRSASSLLRGLIAVVIAAAVPLSAGAAAKPAKKRAVAVSKAPIKSKTVVVRANVKRTSLRHRVVVPARPSFGQIYGLHSAEDPLDLKSSVALVMDQDTNEVLFSKNPQAVLPIASLTKLMTALVVAEARLPMDEVLTISQDDVDTEKGSHSRLKVGTQLTRGEMMHLALMSSENRAAHALGRHYPGGLDAFVAAMNRKAIELGMPATRYVEPTGLSSRNQSSARDLATLVKAAYRYPVIRELSVSPEHQVAVGQRHLQFRNTNGLVRDPEWEIGLQKTGYISEAGRCLVMQAKLAGRQLIMVFLDSAGKYSRIGDAERVRKWVNEHISAAAPTPVRAPALVPSIVPPIAPLLPAAPVVAPAAVVLPEAAEEKAREIMEMPKLTS
- a CDS encoding 2-isopropylmalate synthase, which gives rise to MTDKLIIFDTTLRDGEQSPGASMTKDEKLRIARQLERLKVNVIEAGFAASSNGDFEAVRAIAQAIKDSTVCSLARANDRDISRAAEALKGGNSTRIHLFLATSALHMEKKLRMTPDQVFEQARLSTRFARNLSEDVEFSPEDGYRSDPDFLCRVLEAVIDAGATTINIPDTVGYAIPELYGNFILDLRKRIPNSDRAIWSVHCHNDLGMAVANSLAGVKIGGARQIECTINGLGERAGNCALEEVVMSVRTRKDYFGLSLDIDTSQIVAASRLVSQTTGFVVQPNKAVVGANAFAHASGIHQDGVLKARDTYEIMRAEDVGWTANKIVLGKLSGRNAFKQRLHELGIEMESEAEINAAFAKFKELADRKSDIFDEDILALVMDESVTAEHEHYRLLALSQRSETGERPHAKVAFAAGDQELHAESDGNGPVDASLKAIETQVKSGAEMLLYSVNAITSGSTESQGEVTVRLQHGGRVVNGVGSDPDIVVASAKAYLSALNKLHSKNERVAAQG